One Candidatus Neomarinimicrobiota bacterium genomic window carries:
- the queF gene encoding NADPH-dependent 7-cyano-7-deazaguanine reductase QueF, translated as MKEKEKEIVGELLSPDTIRRDILETFEYEYPGSEVDLNISTDEFTCVCPKSGLPDFATITVKYVPDLKCVELKSLKFYLMSYRQVGIFHEHVVNRILGDFVEVVEPIRVTVFGDFKIRGGVHTTSEVSWEKEKK; from the coding sequence TTGAAAGAGAAAGAAAAAGAGATAGTCGGTGAGCTATTGTCACCGGACACGATTCGCCGGGATATATTAGAAACGTTTGAGTACGAGTATCCCGGCAGTGAAGTAGACTTGAACATCAGCACGGATGAGTTCACCTGCGTCTGCCCGAAGAGCGGGCTCCCGGATTTTGCCACGATCACTGTCAAATACGTGCCCGATTTAAAATGCGTAGAACTGAAGAGCTTGAAATTTTATCTTATGTCATACAGGCAGGTAGGGATATTTCACGAGCATGTAGTCAACCGTATTCTCGGGGATTTCGTCGAGGTAGTGGAGCCGATTCGGGTCACCGTTTTCGGAGATTTTAAGATCAGGGGAGGAGTGCATACAACATCGGAAGTATCGTGGGAAAAAGAAAAGAAATAA
- a CDS encoding radical SAM protein, with amino-acid sequence MLKIYEIYTSIQGESSYQGLPCVFVRLSGCNLRCAWCDTAYAFFGGEEKSVDEIMEEIRQSGPLLVEITGGEPLMQRECYDLMKKLCDENYIVLLETGGSIDTVEVDPRVKKIIDFKAPSSLMVDENDWNNVSRLNGGDEVKFVIGDRADYDWSLKRIKEQGLEEKTIVNLSPVHNSLKPAELVKWVLEDGIDVRVNLQIHKYIWGENAVGV; translated from the coding sequence TTGCTGAAGATTTACGAGATATATACAAGTATTCAAGGGGAGTCGAGCTATCAGGGCTTGCCGTGCGTATTCGTCAGATTGAGCGGCTGTAACCTGCGCTGTGCATGGTGCGACACCGCATACGCTTTTTTCGGAGGTGAAGAAAAAAGCGTCGATGAGATAATGGAAGAGATCAGGCAGTCAGGACCGCTGCTTGTCGAGATTACAGGTGGTGAACCGCTGATGCAGCGGGAATGTTACGATTTAATGAAAAAGCTGTGTGACGAAAATTATATCGTACTCCTGGAGACCGGGGGTTCGATTGATACGGTTGAAGTTGATCCGCGGGTCAAAAAAATTATCGATTTCAAAGCACCTTCGAGTCTTATGGTTGACGAGAACGACTGGAATAACGTCTCCCGCCTGAACGGAGGCGACGAAGTGAAGTTTGTTATCGGCGACAGAGCGGATTATGACTGGTCTCTCAAGAGAATCAAAGAGCAGGGGTTAGAAGAAAAAACGATAGTAAATCTCTCTCCCGTTCACAACAGTTTAAAGCCGGCTGAATTGGTCAAATGGGTATTGGAAGACGGCATCGACGTAAGAGTTAACCTGCAAATCCATAAATATATCTGGGGGGAAAATGCGGTTGGAGTGTAG
- the queC gene encoding 7-cyano-7-deazaguanine synthase QueC — MEKPLAIAALSGGLDSVVAASIAAIDHELALMHINYGNLTEKRELMAFHDIADFYEIERRFVADIDHLRKIGNSSLTDRNIPVEEYDPEKTGIPHTYVPFRNANILSVGVSWGEAIGANSIFVGMMEEDSAGYPDCTEEFISAFNDMISVGTRPETEIALVAPLIHMSKGEVVAKGIELGAPLDLTWSCYQNEEKACGKCESCFLRRKGFEEAGVEDSIEYLNEKEKMSS; from the coding sequence ATGGAAAAACCGTTGGCTATCGCCGCACTGTCGGGTGGATTGGACTCTGTTGTTGCCGCTTCGATTGCTGCGATCGATCATGAGCTTGCGCTGATGCACATCAATTACGGGAACCTGACGGAAAAGCGTGAACTCATGGCATTTCACGATATCGCTGATTTCTATGAAATAGAAAGGCGGTTTGTCGCCGACATAGACCACCTGAGAAAGATAGGAAATTCAAGTCTTACAGACCGGAATATACCTGTCGAAGAGTACGATCCCGAAAAAACTGGAATTCCCCATACGTATGTGCCTTTCAGGAACGCTAACATCCTCTCGGTTGGAGTATCTTGGGGAGAGGCTATAGGCGCGAATTCGATTTTCGTAGGGATGATGGAAGAAGACAGCGCCGGATATCCCGACTGCACGGAAGAATTTATCAGCGCATTCAACGATATGATCAGTGTTGGGACACGGCCGGAGACCGAGATAGCGCTTGTAGCCCCTTTAATCCACATGAGCAAAGGAGAAGTTGTCGCAAAGGGTATAGAACTTGGAGCGCCGCTTGATTTGACCTGGTCGTGCTATCAAAACGAAGAAAAAGCGTGCGGGAAATGTGAATCATGTTTCCTGAGACGCAAAGGTTTTGAAGAAGCCGGCGTAGAAGACTCGATCGAATATTTGAATGAAAAGGAGAAGATGAGTAGTTGA